Proteins encoded within one genomic window of Hevea brasiliensis isolate MT/VB/25A 57/8 chromosome 8, ASM3005281v1, whole genome shotgun sequence:
- the LOC110653867 gene encoding putative disease resistance RPP13-like protein 1, with product MATISKYPRSNRGEMFNKFWKRTPSTSLCADESFIYGRQRDKEAFLELILSSEAFGNCGGSVFAIVGMAGVGKTTLAQLVYNDHRVMNSFDFKRWVFVSDNFDVVEVTKSILQDPEFTTRTYNGNDLDLLQSMLRGKLSKKKFFIVLDDVWNENYKKWEILCKPFAAGAPGSIIIVTTRNKGVSTVMDAISPYHLNFLSNDDCLSVFAKHALARTSFSEHPNLLAIGRKIANKCEGLPLAAITYGGLLRTNLNHHEWTKISESKIWDLPENKSNILPTLLLSYDHLPPHLKKCFDCCSSFPKDYEFDRNELYQLWEDKGLLPSTTRKRIECFEELLSRSFFERSSHEESRFVMHGLINDLAKFTASSSNNNNFRRDLF from the coding sequence ATGGCTACAATATCAAAATATCCGAGAAGTAATCGAGGAGAGATGTTCAATAAGTTCTGGAAAAGAACCCCATCAACTTCATTGTGTGCTGATGAATCATTTATTTATGGGAGACAAAGGGACAAAGAGGCCTTTCTTGAATTGATACTCAGCAGTGAAGCATTTGGCAATTGTGGGGGTTCTGTGTTTGCCATAGTTGGGATGGCAGGGGTGGGCAAGACCACTCTGGCTCAGCTTGTCTACAATGATCATAGAGTGATgaattcttttgattttaaaaGATGGGTTTTTGTTTCTGACAACTTCGATGTTGTGGAAGTAACAAAATCAATCCTGCAAGATCCAGAGTTTACCACGAGGACTTATAACGGCAATGATCTAGATTTACTTCAGTCGATGCTCAGAGGAAAACTGTCCAAGAAGAAGTTCTTCATTGTTCTGGATGATGTATGGAATGAGAACTATAAAAAATGGGAAATTCTGTGTAAACCCTTTGCTGCAGGAGCCCCAGGAAGCATCATCATCGTCACAACAAGAAACAAAGGAGTCTCAACAGTCATGGATGCCATTTCTCCTtaccatttaaatttcctgtcaaatgATGACTGTTTATCAGTGTTTGCAAAACATGCACTGGCAAGGACTAGTTTCAGTGAGCATCCAAATCTTCTAGCAATTGGGAGAAAAATAGCAAACAAGTGTGAAGGCCTACCACTAGCAGCCATAACGTATGGGGGCTTGTTGCGCACTAATTTAAATCATCATGAGTGGACAAAAATATCAGAATCTAAGATATGGGATTTACCTGAGAATAAAAGTAACATTCTTCCAACCCTGCTTTTGAGCTATGATCATCTTCCTCCCCATTTGAAGAAATGTTTCGATTGCTGTTCCTCGTTTCCAAAGGACTACGAATTTGATAGGAATGAATTATATCAGTTATGGGAAGATAAGGGTCTTTTGCCTTCAACAACTAGAAAGAGAATTGAATGTTTTGAAGAATTATTATCAAGGTCATTCTTTGAGAGATCAAGCCACGAAGAATCACGATTTGTGATGCATGGTTTAATTAATGATCTGGCTAAGTTCACTGCAAGTAGTTCAAATAATAACAATTTCAGAAGAGACTTGTTTTAA